From one Tachysurus vachellii isolate PV-2020 chromosome 23, HZAU_Pvac_v1, whole genome shotgun sequence genomic stretch:
- the map1aa gene encoding microtubule-associated protein 1A isoform X1, translated as MEMHVGAARAAVDCEELCVAQTFCSTRYYLLIVIGDIGTDHQLHKVKEQIQQGLRSWEIDQTVCDLDNELQLFRAKHSAQFSSEVKGQRILQYKSDVLETVVLVNPSVNNIAIEIRTLLCDSAKHKLLVLSGQSTEQGGDIILNGGVFDWKNFSDIINIQRIKNFLNQSGPGERACLTVCCDGEGAWSSLPLNQEQNLLEYRYNPDPVLPEMEGITEFTDYVSETVDITSPFELLEPPSSGGFLKLSKPCCYIFPGGRGDSALFAVNGFNILIDGGSDQKSCFWKLVRHLDRIDSVLLTHIGADNLPGINGLLRRKIAEQEEDHSQGSNAYGEWKKNLISPELGVVFFNVPEKLKMSESTLKVKRSIEEASLTLQYLSKLGIKPEPLNRVVSNTIEPVTLFHKLGVGRLDMYILNPVKDSKEMQFFLQKWAGNSKAKTGITLANGKEGEISVPYLTSVTALVVWVPASITEKIVRVLFPGNAPQNKIFEGLEKLRHLDFLRYPVATQKDISSGGPPSVIKQTKLKPRTDSKESLKSSPKIPATTKASKKEANEDIESKSDSVKETKMERKPHKMQESVKRSKPVKASTETTDTAKQEKKKLLREKSPKKHAKTSKMEEKKDKEKKQIKKEKKEIKKQDSVKKDDNKESKMKADSSKPELRKITKTDSKPFTPEVKKTLNKAKVQTKPKTEKSKATKERENRPAAQKVSKEIQENDRSLVSSPEDLTKDFEALRQEELSMLAESKVLSNLESTTLPDTRIVSPDEGIPTTDNETESPHEEKQVHGEKTMEPLTKTADKFEDEGAATEDDFEDEYNTETKISKTSGLTEKTDIKKNEDLEKKHKKSESEEEEDVIEKAELEEAEDIVHEEELKYKSEQVKKETISKDSDTKQIDTKTIKPAGATEHISFIQDETIPGYSETEQTISDEEIHEETEERIPHLRYDDVSVPDQPDIFFHGMKDTKPQTISVAPELTTKISSEVQEPPLSTYSMNIIAAPLAEEEHISSATSITEYDKLSSFAASVTEDQSIASVTAPPTEELGKSSLLLDNASSMQSSNRTEGKEYLHSAGTISPTSSLEEDKCFKSPPSEEYQPTVPEMETTRKPSTQPHEDDDEDEEEEDDQTPNVDMPLGKLHEGYASATLQEHLDKCPSSMVPLSSPGTLSVSQEKNEKSFSPDEPKIESADKPLSGAPCVSSTPEASGASEPSERCASPDDSTMRMASPTQSGPTSIGYSPTEEKAPKSLFMEKEDRLDKDIYNVQMLTKPETVVDTDANKKTTMEDGGDPFIGGFSSTRATFDDSGEEEDDVGEVEEQDYFGKGDFTTGVKTKYKEERECTFLDEDDICDPQALKEEKLIKKEKEEADQKDKPQDMTTYLEKEQKSQMLSSEEEEESEDEECTYSSIKGHQDKFDSVSAAYTKKDVSSSERDDSTVNSKNGDKSVHFNLYSSPQSEKDVKEDHMREIRQDTPYVGKSFTYSDVYDSKSSSVDSYSPNLPKDTDKSDDRNDTLKEAEKKDSMYTFMEPSKMSDLEESYIKDVSSPSYSETKTCMESNVGHVLDDKSTDILTEAKKSSHSFSTEKDIFSVQFDKPTVSGKTEVGDKPSSDYKEDFSLTAQSFGVGSRASALEMKMLAHGEDDDDDDDEDTEEEEDDDVYKRRVGDNDTEKDAKYGLTKDLSVLCGTTSKVPPDFKEEKKEPSQDHSFGSVSYGTSPFKETMSHKNTEKPFETGKNEVSSPLSGSHMTEYSGYEYSYGEVKKSVPSSHLAKDDSYGQSFLSLSTKPSEDKYYHDDKDFEFEKQKTPDILPKKPGDSVSPGFSYTTTSATAYSSSSSYSHSSSASASLSTSRQFGDEVETPASVGYEYSPFKDEHSPVVDSPFSSSVGMVKDEYLEVSEKTTPITTTAESIPSVAKVSPISSFEDIKPLPSHPLTSAVDKREELASCAGSAFEKGPQGACFYKPEWEANTGLQAEYGATGPYNPLSRCSEKDTMKKDVFGASSTPHADLPEKQYYEDTESSEEEEDYICESEQDKLHYHSSPFTADADKKDDMFSMTEKLSFASKVGTFPDMLTYTSSIPQTTKPGTANGPAEVTMAAPEAFADTSSVTSSLQKTELKGEKFEACKIRNPFEREMQQQRGVYPGESPPHYRHDDEYEEEEEKEPVQPPRPLSLSSADQSFPSSYYKEDPSKPDHPSDAYTGVGSFSSSPGFSSSEYKQRKGDTSPSFINPSICQLSSDEEDEEQRSQDADQQQPSGKNRSHTQPQHGYCREDSESQHLSGAMAAGTGLAGDDTPPTSVSESLPSQTDSDVPPGTEECPSITAEANAESDEDADYLPVDKSSGAYGGKHFSSRSDKNHDPLPSPRMDPAPYPPHPDVCMVDPDALSSLTDKPLKKDPKTKSLRKSSKSRSPARKADAIRKRSPSKDSSPRTTSLKKKDLEDDLYKSSHNTGKGLVNGIKSISGSNSTKSSSAAPSGSPIFVDLAYIPNHCSAKNVDQEFFKRVRSAYYVVSGNDSSSEEPSRVVLDALLEGKAQWGSNLQVTLIPTHDTEVMREWYQQTHEKQQELNIMVLASSSTVVMQDESFPACKIEF; from the exons GACAAAGAATTCTGCAATACAAGAGTGATGTCCTTGAGACAGTTGTATTGGTGAATCCATCTGTGAACAATATTGCTATAGAG ATCAGAACACTCCTCTGTGATTCAGCTAAACACAAGTTATTGGTCCTGAGCGGTCAGAGCACTGAACAAGGTGGTGACATCATCCTGAACGGTGGAGTATTTGACTGGAAGAATTTCTCGGACatcatcaacattcagaga ATTAAGAATTTCCTGAACCAGTCCGGTCCAGGTGAGCGAgcgtgtctgactgtgtgttgtGACGGAGAGGGGGCCTGGAGCTCCCTACCTCTCAACCAAGAACAGAACCTGTTGGAGTACCGATATAACCCTGACCCTGTGCTCCCTGAGATGGAGGGTATTACAGAATTTACAGATTATGTCTCTGAGACTGTGGATATTACTTCTCCCTTTGAGCTTCTGGAGCCACCCAGCTCAGGGGGATTCCTGAAGTTGTCCAAGCCATGCTGCTACATCTTCCCTGGAGGCAGAGGTGACTCAGCCCTGTTCGCTGTTAACGGCTTTAACATACTAATTGATGGCGGTTCAGACCAAAAGTCTTGCTTTTGGAAACTGGTGCGACACTTGGATCGGATAGATTCTGTTCTGCTAACCCACATCGGAGCCGACAATCTTCCTGGGATAAATGGACTGTTGAGGAGGAAAATTGCAGAGCAAGAAGAGGACCATTCTCAAGGCTCAAATGCCTATGGAGAATGGAAGAAAAACCTGATTTCACCTGAGCTTGGTGTGGTTTTCTTCAACGTTCCAGAGAAGCTAAAGATGTCAGAATCAACTTTGAAAGTTAAAAGGAGCATTGAGGAGGCATCTCTTACGTTGCAGTACCTCAGCAAACTAGGTATCAAACCTGAGCCCCTGAATCGAGTTGTTAGCAACACAATCGAGCCTGTCACCCTGTTTCACAAATTGGGTGTTGGTAGGTTAGATATGTATATTCTAAATCCAGTTAAGGACAGTAAAGAAATGCAGTTCTTTCTGCAAAAATGGGCAGGTAACAGTAAGGCTAAGACTGGCATTACCTTGGCCAATGGAAAAGAGGGAGAAATTTCTGTTCCGTACCTAACATCAGTAACGGCACTTGTTGTCTGGGTTCCAGCGAGCATTACTGAAAAGATAGTGAGGGTATTGTTTCCTGGAAATGCACCACAGAACAAAATTTTTGAGGGCCTGGAAAAGCTAAGGCATCTTGACTTTTTACGTTATCCAGTTGCTACTCAAAAAGACATATCATCTGGTGGCCCACCTTCAgtcatcaaacaaacaaaacttaaGCCAAGGACTGACAGCAAGGAAAGCCTCAAGTCTTCACCCAAAATACCTGCCACTACtaaagcaagcaagaaagagGCAAATGAGGACATTGAATCAAAAAGCGACTCAGTAAAAGAGACTAAAATGGAAAGGAAGCCACATAAAATGCAAGAGAGTGTTAAACGTTCCAAACCAGTGAAAGCCAGTACAGAAACCACTGATACAGCGAAACAAGAGAAGAAGAAGTTGTTAAGAGAGAAATCCCCTAAGAAACATGCCAAAACATCAAAAATGGAGGAAAAGAaggataaagaaaagaaacagattaagaaagaaaagaaagaaataaaaaagcaagactCTGTTAAGAAAGATGACAACAAGGAATCCAAAATGAAGGCAGATTCAAGTAAGCCAGAATTAAGGAAGATCACCAAAACTGACTCAAAACCCTTCACCCCTGAGGTCAAAAAGACTCTTAACAAAGCAAAGGTTCAGACCAAGCCGAAGACAGAAAAATCAAAAGCAACCAAGGAGCGAGAGAACAGACCTGCTGCACAAAAGGTTTCAAAGGAGATACAGGAAAATGACAGATCCCTGGTCTCCTCACCAGAAGACCTTACTAAGGATTTTGAAGCACTGAGACAAGAGGAACTTTCTATGCTTGCAGAGAGCAAAGTGCTTTCAAATCTTGAATCCACAACTTTACCTGACACACGTATTGTGTCGCCGGATGAAGGAATCCCCACTACTGACAATGAGACTGAATCCCCTCATGAGGAAAAACAGGTGCATGGAGAAAAGACAATGGAACCCCtaacaaaaacagcagacaaattTGAGGATGAGGGTGCTGCAACAGAAGATGACTTTGAGGATGAATACAACACTGAGACCAAAATATCTAAAACGTCAGGTCtcacagagaagacagacatcAAGAAGAATGAAGATCttgaaaagaaacataaaaagagtgagagtgaggaggaagaggatgttATTGAAAAAGCTGAGCTGGAAGAAGCAGAAGATATAGTTCATGAGGAAGAGTTGAAATATAAGAGTGAGCAGGTGAAAAAAGAGACTATTAGCAAAGACTCAGACACCAAACAAATTGACACTAAAACGATCAAACCTGCTGGTGCCACTGAACACATCTCCTTCATCCAAGATGAAACCATTCCTGGATATTCAGAGACCGAACAGACCATTTCTGATGAGGAGATCCATGAAGAGACAGAGGAAAGGATCCCTCATCTCCGCTATGATGACGTCTCTGTCCCCGATCAACctgacattttctttcatgGCATGAAGGACACAAAACCCCAAACCATATCTGTTGCACCCGAGTTAACAACAAAGATAAGCAGTGAGGTCCAAGAGCCACCTTTATCAACATATTCCATGAATATCATTGCAGCACCACTGGCTGAGGAAGAACATATATCCTCAGCCACCTCCATTACAGAGTATGACAAATTATCCTCTTTTGCAGCATCCGTTACTGAAGATCAGTCTATTGCCTCTGTGACAGCACCTCCGACCGAGGAACTCGGAAAAAGCTCTTTACTCCTGGACAATGCGAGCAGTATGCAGTCATCCAATCGTACAGAAGGAAAAGAATACCTACATTCAGCTGGCACAATCTCTCCaacatcatctttagaagaagACAAATGCTTCAAGTCACCACCATCAGAAGAATACCAGCCCACTGTTCCAGAAATGGAAACTACCAGAAAACCCAGCACTCAACCacatgaagatgatgatgaagatgaagaagaggaagatgacCAGACACCCAATGTTGACATGCCTCTTGGAAAACTCCATGAGGGATATGCATCTGCCACACTGCAGGAACATCTTGATAAATGCCCTTCCTCAATGGTACCTCTTTCATCTCCTGGAACACTTTCTGTCTCgcaagaaaagaatgaaaaatccTTTTCTCCAGATGAACCCAAAATAGAAAGTGCTGACAAACCACTATCTGGTGCACCCTGTGTCTCCAGCACACCAGAAGCAAGTGGTGCTTCAGAACCCTCAGAGAGATGTGCAAGTCCAGATGATAGCACCATGAGAATGGCCTCACCTACACAGTCAGGCCCTACTAGCATTGGCTATTCACCTACTGAGGAAAAGGCACCAAAGTCTTTATTTATGGAGAAAGAGGACAGATTGGACAAGGACATATACAATGTTCAAATGTTAACTAAACCTGAGACGGTTGTAGACACTGATGCAAACAAAAAGACTACGATGGAGGATGGAGGGGACCCATTCATAGGTGGTTTCTCTAGCACAAGGGCGACATTTGACGATTCcggtgaagaagaagatgatgttGGTGAAGTGGAAGAACAAGATTATTTTGGAAAGGGAGATTTTACGACCGGtgttaaaacaaaatacaaagaaGAGAGGGAGTGTACATTCCTCGATGAAGATGACATTTGTGATCCACAAGCTTTAAAAGAGGAAAAGCTAattaaaaaggagaaagaggaaGCAGATCAAAAAGATAAACCACAAGACATGACCACATACTTGGAGAAGGAACAGAAGTCCCAGATGCTGAGCtctgaagaagaggaagagagtgaaGATGAAGAGTGCACTTACTCAAGCATAAAGGGGCACCAGGACAAGTTTGATTCGGTGTCAGCAGCTTATACCAAGAAAGATGTGTCATCCTCAGAGAGAGATGACTCAACCGTGAACTCCAAAAATGGAGATAAAAGTGTACACTTCAACTTGTACTCTTCCCCTCAGTCTGAAAAGGATGTTAAAGAAGACCATATGAGGGAAATAAGGCAGGATACCCCTTACGTAGGAAAGAGTTTTACATATTCTGATGTATATGACAGTAAATCTAGTTCTGTGGATTCATACTCACCTAATTTACCGAAAGACACAGATAAGTCTGATGATCGTAATGACACCCTGAAGGAAGCAGAGAAAAAAGATTCCATGTATACCTTCATGGAACCTTCAAAGATGTCAGATTTGGAGGAATCTTACATAAAGGATGTGTCATCACCATCATACAGTGAAACCAAAACATGCATGGAATCAAACGTTGGACATGTTTTAGATGACAAATCTACAGACATATTAACTGAGGCCAAAAAATCATCACATTCATTCTCAACAGAAAAAGACATATTTTCTGTTCAATTTGACAAGCCTACCGTTAGTGGAAAGACGGAAGTAGGTGATAAACCATCAAGTGATTATAAAGAGGACTTTTCTTTGACAGCTCAGTCTTTTGGGGTGGGGTCAAGAGCAAGTGCACTAGAGATGAAGATGTTAGCACATggagaggatgatgatgacgacgatgatgaagataccgaagaagaagaagatgatgatgtttacaAGAGGCGTGTCGGTGACAACGATACGGAAAAAGATGCTAAATACGGACTAACTAAAGATTTAAGCGTGTTATGTGGTACCACTAGCAAAGTGCCACCTGATttcaaggaggaaaagaaggagCCCTCACAGGATCATAGTTTTGGCTCTGTCAGCTATGGCACATCCCCTTTTAAAGAAACAATGAGTCATAAAAACACTGAGAAACCGTTTGAAACAGGTAAAAATGAAGTGTCATCACCACTCTCTGGCAGCCACATGACAGAATATTCTGGATATGAATATTCTTATGGCGAGGTGAAAAAGTCTGTCCCATCCAGTCATTTAGCCAAAGATGACAGCTATGGTCAGTCTTTCTTATCCTTATCCACAAAACCAAGTGAAGACAAATATTACCACGATGACAAAGACTTTGAATTTGAAAAGCAAAAGACACCAGACATTTTACCAAAAAAACCTGGTGACTCTGTTTCACCCGGCTTCAGTTATACAACTACGTCAGCCACAGCatactcctcctcttcctcctacaGTCACTCCTCCTCtgcctctgcctctctctccacTAGTCGCCAGTTTGGAGATGAGGTAGAAACTCCAGCGAGTGTTGGATATGAGTATTCACCCTTTAAAGATGAGCACTCGCCTGTGGTAGATTCACCATTCTCCAGTTCTGTTGGGATGGTTAAAGACGAGTATTTGGAAGTGTCAGAGAAGACGACTCCCATCACCACCACAGCTGAGTCCATTCCCAGCGTAGCAAAGGTTTCACCAATATCATCTTTTGAGGACATCAAACCCTTACCTTCTCATCCACTTACCTCTGCAGTGGATAAAAGAGAAGAACTTGCCAGCTGTGCAGGTAGTGCTTTTGAGAAAGGCCCCCAGGGTGCATGCTTTTACAAGCCAGAATGGGAGGCAAATACAGGTTTGCAGGCTGAATATGGTGCTACTGGACCTTACAATCCTCTCTCCAGGTGTTCTGAGAAAGACACTATGAAAAAAGATGTGTTTGGTGCTTCCTCAACACCTCATGCTGATTTACCCGAGAAACAATATTATGAAGATACTGAGAGTAGCGAAGAGGAGGAAGATTACATTTGTGAGTCTGAACAGGACAAACTGCACTATCATAGTTCTCCATTTACAGCCGATGCAGATAAGAAAGATGATATGTTTTCCATGACTGAGAAACTGTCTTTTGCCAGTAAAGTAGGCACATTTCCAGACATGCTTACATACACTTCTTCAATACCACAGACTACAAAACCAGGTACTGCAAACGGACCTGCAGAGGTCACTATGGCAGCACCAGAGGCCTTTGCGGACACCAGCAGCGTTACATCCAGCCTAcaaaaaactgaactgaaaggTGAAAAATTTGAAGCATGCAAAATCAGGAACCCATTTGAACGGGAGATGCAGCAGCAAAGAGGCGTTTACCCAGGAGAATCGCCACCTCATTATCGTCATGATGATGaatatgaggaagaagaggaaaaggagCCTGTGCAGCCACCTCGTCCTCTTTCCCTTTCATCTGCAGATCAGTCTTTCCCATCCTCATACTATAAAGAAGATCCAAGCAAGCCTGACCATCCATCTGATGCATATACTGGTGTCGGGTCCTTCTCCTCTTCCCCAGGGTTCTCTTCCTCTGAGTAtaaacagagaaagggagacacGTCCCCATCATTTATCAACCCCAGCATTTGCCAGCTGTCCAgtgatgaggaagatgaggagcaaAGGAGCCAGGATGCAGATCAGCAGCAGCCATCAGGCAAGAACCGCTCCCACACCCAGCCGCAGCATGGATACTGCAGAGAAGACAGTGAATCACAGCACCTGTCAGGAGCCATGGCAGCAGGGACTGGCCTAGCTGGAGACGACACACCTCCAACCTCGGTCAGTGAATCTCTACCCTCACAGACAGATTCTGATGTTCCACCTGGGACAGAGGAGTGCCCCTCCATCACAGCAGAAGCAAATGCAGAATCTGATGAGGATGCAGATTATCTCCCTGTGGACAAATCATCTGGAGCCTATGGTGGAAAGCATTTTTCATCCCGGTCAGATAAAAATCATGATCCACTGCCCTCACCAAGGATGGATCCGGCCCCTTACCCACCTCATCCTGATGTCTGCATGGTAGACCCAGATGCTCTCTCCAGCCTTACTGACAAACCTTTAAAGAAAGACCCAAAAACAAAGAGCCTTCGCAAATCAAGTAAGTCAAGGTCACCAGCCAGGAAAGCTGACGCCATTCGTAAGAGGTCTCCATCAAAGGATTCCTCTCCTCGTACCACCTCTCTGAAAAAGAAGGACTTAGAGGACGATCTATACAAGTCAAGTCACAACACTGGCAAGGGCCTTGTCAATGGAATTAAATCTATTTCAG GATCAAACAGTACAAAATCCAGTTCTGCTGCACCCTCTGGTTCTCCGATCTTTGTGGACTTGGCCTACATTCCAAACCACTGCAGTGCTAAAAATGTCGACCAGGAGTTCTTCAAACGTGTGCGCTCAGCCTATTATGTAGTGAGTGGGAATGACTCCAGCAGTGAAGAGCCTAGTCGTGTTGTCCTGGATGCATTGCTGGAGGGAAAAGCACAGTGGGGCTCTAATCTACAG GTGACATTGATCCCTACCCATGATACAGAAGTGATGAGGGAGTGGTACCAGCAGACCCATGAGAAGCAACAGGAGCTGAATATCATGGTTCTGGCCAGCAGCAGCACAGTTGTGATGCAGGATGAGTCATTCCCTGCTTGTAAAATTGAGTTCTAA